In the genome of Pristis pectinata isolate sPriPec2 chromosome 10, sPriPec2.1.pri, whole genome shotgun sequence, one region contains:
- the vgll2a gene encoding transcription cofactor vestigial-like protein 2a isoform X1, whose product MSCLDVMYQVYGPQPYFAAAYTPYHHQKLAFYSKMQEAADSTNISGTFSVHGSAIKEEDSASEKERPPEAEYLSSRCVLFTYFQGDISSVVDEHFTRALSQPSSYTPASSGSKSSRGSTSSWREGTFPMNQRGFPPSFWNSTYQPSMSASLSSSLGNALAGAPSELPFGADPYSSASLHTHLHQGAPEPWHHHHYSLGSAISTQSSVYTRPSMHDVYGVGAPFDPRYSSLLVPSVRPHRLPAVPTPQCDLAKSDTASAWTTGAFTGPSTDMSQTLNINVDAARRYSLCGGSLLS is encoded by the exons ATGAGCTGTCTGGATGTTATGTATCAAGTGTATGGTCCTCAGCCTTATTTTGCAGCAGCGTACACTCCTTACCATCACCAG AAATTAGCCTTTTACTCGAAAATGCAAGAGGCGGCGGACAGCACGAACATCAGTGGAACATTTTCTGTGCACGGCTCTGCCATCAAAGAGGAAGACTCGGCCAGCGAGAAAGAGCGTCCACCTGAAGCGGAATACCTCAGCTCCCGCTGCGTCCTCTTCACATACTTCCAGGGTGACATTAGCAGCGTTGTTGATGAACATTTCACAAGGGCACTGAGCCAGCCCAGCAGTTATACTCCTGCCAGCAGCGGCTCCAAATCCTCTAGAGGAAGTACGAGTTCTTGGAGAG AGGGAACTTTCCCAATGAACCAACGGGGTTTTCCTCCTTCTTTCTGGAACAGCACTTACCAGCCCTCTATGTCTGCAAGCTTAAGTAGCAGTCTAGGTAATGCCCTAGCAGGAGCTCCCTCTGAGCTGCCCTTTGGAGCTGACCCATACTCAAGTGCCTCTTTGCACACACATCTGCATCAAGGAGCCCCTGAGCCCTGGCACCACCATCACTACTCATTGGGAAGTGCCATCAGTACACAGAGCTCTGTCTACACACGGCCTAGTATGCATGATGTATATGGGGTTGGTGCACCTTTTGACCCACGCTACAGTTCACTATTGGTACCTTCAGTGAGGCCACACAGGCTTCCTGCTGTCCCTACACCCCAATGTGACCTGGCAAAGAGTGACACGGCCTCTGCATGGACCACAGGGGCCTTTACAGGGCCCTCCACTGACATGAGCCAAACCCTCAACATCAATGTGGATGCAG
- the vgll2a gene encoding transcription cofactor vestigial-like protein 2a isoform X2: MSCLDVMYQVYGPQPYFAAAYTPYHHQKLAFYSKMQEAADSTNISGTFSVHGSAIKEEDSASEKERPPEAEYLSSRCVLFTYFQGDISSVVDEHFTRALSQPSSYTPASSGSKSSRGSTSSWRARRYSLCGGSLLS; encoded by the exons ATGAGCTGTCTGGATGTTATGTATCAAGTGTATGGTCCTCAGCCTTATTTTGCAGCAGCGTACACTCCTTACCATCACCAG AAATTAGCCTTTTACTCGAAAATGCAAGAGGCGGCGGACAGCACGAACATCAGTGGAACATTTTCTGTGCACGGCTCTGCCATCAAAGAGGAAGACTCGGCCAGCGAGAAAGAGCGTCCACCTGAAGCGGAATACCTCAGCTCCCGCTGCGTCCTCTTCACATACTTCCAGGGTGACATTAGCAGCGTTGTTGATGAACATTTCACAAGGGCACTGAGCCAGCCCAGCAGTTATACTCCTGCCAGCAGCGGCTCCAAATCCTCTAGAGGAAGTACGAGTTCTTGGAGAG